A stretch of Polypterus senegalus isolate Bchr_013 chromosome 5, ASM1683550v1, whole genome shotgun sequence DNA encodes these proteins:
- the LOC120530225 gene encoding transcription factor Sox-17-alpha-A-like produces the protein MSSPDAGYASDDQTQGRCSMSILMPGIGHCQWTDPLSPLGEAKMKTETCSGTPGSQNRSKSEPRIRRPMNAFMVWAKDERKRLAQQNPDLHNAELSKMLGKSWKALPVSEKRPFVEEAERLRVQHMQDHPNYKYRPRRRKQVKRIKRLEPGYLVHGVSDQSGAPTGTEPRVCVDSIGVNYHDPCYQGQLTHYREAQAMGAHFDSYSLPTPDTSPLDIVENDPVFFPSHSQEDCHMMSYSYHPQTTDYAPQEQHANSLLRRHLSTMEQGMMGCHGSLAMYYNQLIVPGHSKAQHGHHAGQLSPPPETQQHHGNIDALHPPDLLGDVDRSEFEQYLNSAARPDLAYSGQEVGAPGPDNGLISSVLSDASTAVYYCNYSNAQC, from the exons ATGAGCAGTCCTGATGCGGGGTATGCCAGTGACGATCAGACGCAAGGAAGGTGCTCCATGTCAATCCTGATGCCTGGTATTGGACATTGTCAGTGGACTGACCCTTTGAGTCCTCTCGGGGAAgccaaaatgaaaactgaaacgtGTTCTGGCACCCCCGGAAGCCAAAATAGGAGCAAGAGTGAACCTCGAATTAGAAGACCAATGAACGCCTTTATGGTTTGGGCAAAGGACGAGCGCAAACGCCTGGCGCAGCAGAACCCCGATCTGCACAACGCCGAACTTAGCAAAATGTTAG GCAAGTCATGGAAAGCCTTACCGGTAAGCGAAAAGCGCCCGTTCGTTGAGGAGGCAGAGAGGCTGAGGGTGCAGCACATGCAGGATCACCCGAACTACAAATACAGGCCACGCAGGAGGAAACAAGTGAAGCGCATCAAGAGGCTGGAGCCCGGATACTTGGTGCACGGCGTGTCCGATCAGTCCGGAGCGCCAACCGGCACTGAGCCCCGCGTGTGCGTGGACAGTATCGGGGTGAACTACCACGACCCCTGCTATCAGGGTCAACTGACGCACTACAGAGAGGCGCAGGCCATGGGCGCCCATTTCGACTCTTATAGCTTGCCAACCCCAGACACCTCGCCTCTGGACATAGTTGAGAACGACCCGGTGTTTTTTCCCTCCCATTCTCAAGAAGACTGCCATATGATGTCTTACAGCTACCACCCGCAGACAACAGACTATGCACCTCAAGAGCAACATGCCAACTCGCTACTGCGCAGACACCTGTCGACGATGGAACAGGGCATGATGGGCTGTCACGGCTCCCTTGCCATGTACTATAATCAGCTCATTGTGCCCGGCCATTCCAAAGCCCAGCACGGACACCATGCCGGACAGTTGTCCCCACCCCCGGAGACACAGCAGCACCACGGGAACATCGATGCTCTACATCCACCTGACTTGCTGGGAGACGTAGACCGCAGTGAGTTTGAGCAGTACCTGAATTCGGCAGCCCGGCCTGATCTCGCCTACAGTGGACAGGAGGTTGGAGCGCCCGGACCGGACAATGGTCTCATTTCATCTGTGCTTTCCGATGCCAGCACCGCCGTGTATTACTGCAATTACAGTAACGCGCAGTGTTAA